Within Streptomyces sp. SS1-1, the genomic segment CAGCGGCTGGTCCCGAGCGCACAGCATCGTTCCGTCCACCTGGTCGAGCAGAGGGTGCGGACGGGGATCGTGGGCATCGGCTGGGCCTGGGAATGAGCCCTTTGCCCGTTTCCCGGGTTCAGCGGGTCCGGGTGGCGTCGGGTGACGTAAACGCTTGCGCAAGCGTTTACGTAGGCTCCCTCATGCGTTACCGTCCGGACGGAGGAAGCCGCAACGGGCGGTCGGAGCGGGCAGAGCGGGAGGAGGCACCGTGGCGACCATGGCCGACGTCGCGCGCAGCGCCGGTGTGTCCGTGGCGACCGTCTCCCATGTCCTGAACGACACCCGGCCCGTGCTCCCCCACACCCGCCAGGCCGTGCTGGACGCGATGGATGAGCTCGGCTACACGCCCAACACCCTCGCGCGCTCCCTGGTGACCGCGCGCACCCGCTCCATCGGGCTCGCCGTGTCGGCGATCAGCAACCCCTACTTCACGGAGATCCTCCAGGGCGTCGAGGCGGCAGCCCTGGAACGCGGATACGGCCTGCTCATCGCGGACCCGCACGACGACCCGCACCATGAACGCAAGGTCGTCCAGCTGCTGCACGAACGCCGGGTCGACGGCATGATCGTCGCCCCGTCGCCCGACCCGAGCGAACTGCTCGCCTACCTGGGGCGCCACAAGGTGCCGGCCGTCCTGCTCGACCGGGTCGTCGAGCTTCCGGCGGACGGCTCCCTGGTGTGCGACCAGATCTGTGCCGAGAGCGCCACGCCGACGGCCCGGCTCGTCACGCATCTCGCCGGACTCGGCCACCGCCGGATCGGCATGGTCGCCGGCCTTCCGGGGCTGAGCACCACCGTGGAGCGGCTCGCCGGGTACCGGGACGGTCTGGCGGCCTCCGGGCTCCCCTACGACGAGGGGCTGGTCGTGCACGGCGACTCCGAGTCCCGGGGCGCCGAACGGGCGACCGCCGCGCTGCTGGCCCTCGCCTCGCCGCCGACCGCCCTGGTCACCGCCAACAACGCCATGACCATCGGCACCCTGCGCGCCCTGCGCGATCACGGCCTGTCGGTGCCCGGAGACATCGCCCTGTGCTGTTTCGACGACTTCGCCTGGGCCGATCTGTTCTCTCCCCGGCTCACCGCGATCGCCCAGCCCAGCAGGGACATCGGCGCCGAGGCGGTCCGCGTGCTCCTGGACCGGCTGGCGGATCCGGCCACGCCCGCCCGGACCCTGCGTCTGCCCTGCACCTTCGTGCACCGCACCTCGTGCGGATGTGCCGAACAGCCCCTGACGTCCGTGAAAGGAACCCCCTCGTGATCGTCGTCGCCGGTGAGGCCCTGATCGATCTGGTGCCGCAGGGCACGGGCGCCCTCGCCCCGCTGCGGCCGGCGCTCGGCGGGGGCCCGTACAACACCGCCGTCGCCCTCGGCCGGCTCGGCTCGCCCACCGCCTTCTGCTCCCGGACGTCTCTCGACGCCTTCGGGGAGGCCCTGCTCGACGGGCTCCGGGAGGCGGGGGTGGACGTATCGGCCGTGCAGCGCGGCCCGGAGCCGACCACGCTGGCGGTCGCGACCATCGACGCCCAGGGGTCGGCCGCCTACTCCTTCTATGTCGAGGGCACCGCCGACCGGCTCTTCTCGGCGCCCCGGGAGCTGCCGGAGGGGACCCGAGCGGTGTCCTTCGGGACCTGTTCGCTCGTCCTGGAACCGGGGGCGAGCGCCTACGAGGAGCTGATGCGC encodes:
- a CDS encoding LacI family DNA-binding transcriptional regulator, yielding MATMADVARSAGVSVATVSHVLNDTRPVLPHTRQAVLDAMDELGYTPNTLARSLVTARTRSIGLAVSAISNPYFTEILQGVEAAALERGYGLLIADPHDDPHHERKVVQLLHERRVDGMIVAPSPDPSELLAYLGRHKVPAVLLDRVVELPADGSLVCDQICAESATPTARLVTHLAGLGHRRIGMVAGLPGLSTTVERLAGYRDGLAASGLPYDEGLVVHGDSESRGAERATAALLALASPPTALVTANNAMTIGTLRALRDHGLSVPGDIALCCFDDFAWADLFSPRLTAIAQPSRDIGAEAVRVLLDRLADPATPARTLRLPCTFVHRTSCGCAEQPLTSVKGTPS